A window of the Arachis duranensis cultivar V14167 chromosome 5, aradu.V14167.gnm2.J7QH, whole genome shotgun sequence genome harbors these coding sequences:
- the LOC107491535 gene encoding probable glucan 1,3-beta-glucosidase A isoform X2 yields the protein MKPSLFDGIVNKDLLDGTQVQLMSTKFQKYLAAENGGGADLVANRASASGWETFKLWRVSDTSFNFRVFNKQFLGLENQGSGNKIVAVSNSPSNPETFQIVRNSNDPNKIRIKASNGLFLQVQSETSVTADYAGTNWDENDPSVFRLNDKVANQLQGEYQLTNGYGPARAPQVMHNHWDTYITEDDFRFMSENGLTAVRIPVGWWIAQDPNPPKPFVGGSLAALDNAFTWAQKHGMKVIVDLHAVQGSQNGNDHSGARDGYIEWGDSYIPNTVSVIDFLARRYGGNPSLGGIELMNEPSGVNLDSLKNYYKQAYDAVRRYSQSAYVIMSNPLDHDSKVLLSFVQGFNNVVIDVHYYNLYSNYFNSLNAQQNIDFIRNQRASDLSGVSSTNALSFVGEWTGAWSVQGASKEDYQNYAKAQLDVYSRATFGWAYWSYKCQYDQWSLKWMIENGYITLN from the exons ATGAAACCTTCTCTCTTTGATGGAATTGTCAACAAAGATCTCTTG GATGGAACTCAAGTGCAGCTAATGTCCACTAAGTTCCAGAAATATCTCGCAGCAGAAAATGGAGGAGGAGCTGATCTTGTTGCCAACCGTGCTTCAGCTTCAGGTTGGGAAACATTCAAG CTATGGAGGGTCAGTGACACATCCTTCAACTTTAGAGTGTTTAACAAGCAATTTCTTGGGCTAGAAAATCAAGGCAGTGGAAACAAAATCGTTGCAGTTTCCAACTCGCCTAGCAACCCGGAAACATTTCAGATTGTAAGAAATAGCAATGACCCcaacaaaattagaatcaaAGCATCAAACGGTCTGTTCTTGCAG GTTCAATCGGAGACATCAGTGACAGCAGATTATGCAGGCACTAATTGGGATGAGAATGACCCCTCCGTCTTTCGTTTAAATGATAAAGTTGCAAATCAGTTACAAGGAGAGTATCAACTTACCAATGGTTACGGCCCTGCTAGAGCTCCTCAAGTCATGCAT AATCACTGGGATACATATATAACCGAAGATGATTTCAGATTCATGTCGGAAAATGGATTAACTGCAGTTAGAATACCCGTTGGATGGTGGATAGCACAAGACCCGAATCCACCTAAGCCTTTTGTAGGGGGATCTTTGGCAGCTTTGGACAATGCTTTTACATGGGCGCA AAAGCATGGGATGAAGGTGATAGTGGACTTGCATGCAGTTCAAGGTTCTCAGAACGGCAATGATCACAGTGGGGCAAGAGATGGATATATAGAATGGGGAGATTCATACATACCAAACACAGTCTCAGTCATTGACTTCTTAGCACGAAG aTACGGTGGCAATCCAAGCCTAGGAGGAATAGAATTGATGAATGAGCCGTCGGGTGTCAATCTAGATAGCCTCAAAAACTATTACAAGCAAGCTTATGATGCTGTGAGGAGATATAGCCAGAGTGCTTATGTTATCATGTCAAACCCGTTGGATCATGATTCTAAAGTACTGCTCTCATTTGTCCAAGGTTTTAATAATGTAGTCATTGATGTGCATTACTACAATCTTTATTCCAATTACTTCAATAGCCTGAACGCACAACAAAACATTGACTTCATAAGAAATCAAAGAGCCTCGGATCTCAGTGGTGTCTCTTCAACTAACGCTCTTAGTTTTGTTG GGGAATGGACTGGTGCATGGAGCGTGCAAGGTGCATCAAAGGAAGATTATCAGAACTATGCAAAAGCACAATTGGATGTGTATTCACGTGCAACCTTTGGATGGGCATATTGGTCCTACAAATGTCAATATGATCAATGGAGCCTTAAGTGGATGATCGAGAATGGTTACATAACCCTAAATTGA
- the LOC107491534 gene encoding mitochondrial intermediate peptidase, mitochondrial isoform X1, which yields MTMVGKLLSRTLNVFRERRRSFSSSSGLYGFPQLKTPKGFQSFVDEAIERSAELIAYISTAPPAADIMRAMDEISDTVCCVVDSAELCRHTHPNRDFLQEANKASFRINEYLHYLNTNHDLYNAVKKAEQECHMLSEEAQRGVRNLRADFERGGIHLSSEKLHRVNSLNIEISQLSRQYNENIVMDPGNVDIYPSSRIPKSLHYLVKPIYRSGSSIVTGSNTVLKEKGYQITTDPQTVAAILQQSSDDEVRKMVYIQGNSVPHANVEVLRRLISARHELAQMMGCKSYAEFAVKPNMATTPDVVRSFLLEMSKMVQAKSKEEFELLTKFKRETSGRSDGNLRAWDEAYYMTMMKSSTYKLDNSVVASYFSLSNCIEGLKVLVQSLFGATFHNIPLEPGESWDPQVLKLSLHHPEEGDLGYLYLDLYSRKGKYPGCAHFAIKGGRKISQTEYQLPVVALVCNFPCSRSPSAVRLNHWEVETLFHEFGHALHSLLSRTDYQHFSGTRVVLDFAEIPSNLFEYYAWDYRVLKRFARHYSTGEEIPRKLVESMKGAKDMFATTDLQRQIFYALVDQTLFGEQPLPYGDTSSVVAELKRQHTCWEHVEGTHWEARFSHLLNYGAGYYSYLYAKCFAATIWKKLCQEDPLSLTTGFALRTKFLQHGGARDPASLLNDLVGDGIYRHCNGGIIPDISSLCDEMKLVEEDQQQVHLL from the exons ATGACGATGGTGGGGAAGCTTTTGAGCAGAACGTTGAATGTGTTCCGTGAGAGGCGAAGAAGCTTCTCTTCGTCGTCGGGTCTGTATGGGTTCCCTCAATTGAAGACCCCCAAAGGCTTCCAATCTTTCGTCGATGAAGCCATTGAAAG GTCTGCGGAACTCATCGCTTACATTTCCACCGCTCCTCCAGCTGCAGATATCATGCGTGCAATGGACGAGATTTCTGACACA GTGTGTTGTGTTGTGGACTCTGCTGAACTGTGTAGGCACACTCATCCAAACAGGGATTTTCTTCAAGAGGCCAACAAGGCTTCCTTCAGAATCAATGAATATCTACAT TATCTCAATACAAACCATGATCTCTACAATGCCGTCAAGAAAGCCGAGCAGGAGTGTCATATGCTCTCTGAAGAAGCTCAAAGGGGAGTTCGAAACTTGCGTGCTGATTTTGAAAGGGGTGGAATTCATCTTTCCTCTG AAAAATTACATCGCGTAAACTCACTAAACATTGAAATTTCTCAACTATCCAGACA GTACAATGAAAATATTGTCATGGATCCAGGAAATGTGGATATATATCCTTCATCACGCATACCCAAAAGTTTGCATTATCTTGTTAAGCCTATCTATCGGTCAGGTTCTTCAATAGTTACAGGGTCCAACACTGTCCTTAAAGAGAAAGGatatcaaattacaacagaccCACAAACTGTTGCCGCCATCCTACAGCAGTCATCAGATGATGAG GTAAGGAAAATGGTATATATACAAGGAAATTCTGTTCCACATGCAAATGTTGAAGTTCTGAGAAGGCTTATATCTGCTCGACATGAACTAGCTCAG ATGATGGGGTGTAAATCTTATGCTGAATTTGCCGTTAAGCCTAACATGGCTACGACACCAGATGTTGTTAGGTCATTTTTACTTGAGATGAGCAAGATGGTGCAGGCAAAGTCTAAAGAG GAGTTTGAGTTActtacaaaattcaaaagagAAACGTCCGGTCGAAGTGATGGAAATTTGAGGGCATGGGATGAGGCATACTACATGACTATGATGAAGTCCTCTACTTATAAGTTGGACAATTCG GTTGTAGcatcatatttttctttatcaaactGTATTGAGGGTTTGAAGGTGCTGGTGCAGTCATTGTTTGGTGCAACCTTTCATAACATCCCTCTGGAACCTGGTGAATCATGGGATCCCCAAGTGCTAAAACTGTCTCTTCATCATCCTGAAGAG GGTGATTTAGGATATCTGTACCTTGATTTGTACTCGAGAAAAGGAAAGTATCCTGGTTGTGCTCATTTTGCAATTAAAGGGGGTCGCAAGATTTCTCAAACGGAATACCAACTTCCA GTTGTAGCTCTTGTTTGCAATTTTCCATGTTCACGAAGCCCATCAGCTGTGAGGCTTAATCATTGGGAAGTGGAAACTCTATTTCATGAGTTTGGTCATGCTCTTCATTCATTGCTTTCAAGAACG GATTACCAACATTTTTCTGGCACCAGAGTGGTCCTTGATTTTGCAGAAATACCATCCAACCTCTTTGA ATACTATGCATGGGACTATCGAGTTCTGAAAAGATTTGCTAGACACTATTCAACGGGTGAAGAAATCCCTCGTAAGCTGGTGGAGTCAATGAAGGGTGCCAAAGATATGTTTGCTACCACTGATCTGCAGCGTCAG ATATTCTATGCCTTGGTTGATCAGACACTTTTTGGAGAGCAGCCACTCCCTTATGGAGACACTAGTTCTGTTGTTGCTGAACTGAAAAGACAGCATACTTGTTGGGAACATGTGGAAGGAACACACTGGGAGGCCCGATTTAGTCATCTCCTTAATTATGGTGCAG GGTATTATAGCTATTTGTATGCCAAATGTTTTGCTGCTACCATATGGAAGAAGTTGTGCCAGGAGGATCCACTATCACTAACTACCGGATTCGCTTTAAGAACGAAATTCCTACAGCATGGTGGAGCCAGAGATCCAGCTTCATTGTTAAATGATCTCGTAGGTGATGGGATATACAGGCATTGTAATGGAGGGATAATCCCTGATATTTCAAGTCTTTGTGATGAAATGAAACTGGTTGAAGAAGATCAGCAGCAGGTTCATTTGTTATGA
- the LOC107491536 gene encoding uncharacterized protein LOC107491536 isoform X2, which translates to MQAASLSQTFIVNPTPQVARCKQRVDEFIIPTMNFTRLPPSWKLRHAATKREHVRCLPNAAVLSDAEITSAQFEEFSVSKGDISDSKELKISIKVSGSKTQQIFDDVFGKMVAAAQPIPGFRRVKGGKTPNIPKEILLEVLGPSRVYKEVIKKIINSTVAEYVEKERLMVSTNLRVEQSFEDLKSTFEEGQQFSFDAVVQLQK; encoded by the exons ATGCAAGCAGCATCTTTATCTCAAACCTTCATCGTAAATCCAACTCCACAG GTGGCCAGATGCAAGCAGagagtagatgagttcataaTCCCCACCATGAATTTTACACGTCTGCCTCCTTCATGGAAGCTTAGACATGCTGCAACAAAAAG GGAACACGTTAGATGTCTTCCTAATGCTGCCGTTTTATCAG ATGCTGAAATTACTTCTGCACAGTTCGAGGAGTTCTCTGTCTCTAAAGGTGACATCAGTGATTCTAAAGAACTAAAG ATAAGCATAAAGGTATCTGGAAGCAAAACTCAACAGATCTTTGATGATGTCTTTGGGAAAATGGTTGCAGCAGCACAACCAATTCCGGGATTCCGAAGAGTAAAAGGAG GAAAAACACCAAAT ATAccaaaagaaattttattaGAGGTGCTTGGGCCATCAAGAGTGTACAAGGAAGTTATCAAGAAAATTATCAACTCAACTGTAGCTGAGTATGTGGAGAAG GAGCGGTTGATGGTTAGCACTAACCTGAGAGTTGAGCAAAGCTTTGAAGATCTTAAAAGTACCTTTGAAGAGGGACAACAATTCAGCTTTGATGCTGTGGTTCAGCTTCAAAAGTAG
- the LOC107491534 gene encoding mitochondrial intermediate peptidase, mitochondrial isoform X3: protein MLSEEAQRGVRNLRADFERGGIHLSSEKLHRVNSLNIEISQLSRQYNENIVMDPGNVDIYPSSRIPKSLHYLVKPIYRSGSSIVTGSNTVLKEKGYQITTDPQTVAAILQQSSDDEVRKMVYIQGNSVPHANVEVLRRLISARHELAQMMGCKSYAEFAVKPNMATTPDVVRSFLLEMSKMVQAKSKEEFELLTKFKRETSGRSDGNLRAWDEAYYMTMMKSSTYKLDNSVVASYFSLSNCIEGLKVLVQSLFGATFHNIPLEPGESWDPQVLKLSLHHPEEGDLGYLYLDLYSRKGKYPGCAHFAIKGGRKISQTEYQLPVVALVCNFPCSRSPSAVRLNHWEVETLFHEFGHALHSLLSRTDYQHFSGTRVVLDFAEIPSNLFEYYAWDYRVLKRFARHYSTGEEIPRKLVESMKGAKDMFATTDLQRQIFYALVDQTLFGEQPLPYGDTSSVVAELKRQHTCWEHVEGTHWEARFSHLLNYGAGYYSYLYAKCFAATIWKKLCQEDPLSLTTGFALRTKFLQHGGARDPASLLNDLVGDGIYRHCNGGIIPDISSLCDEMKLVEEDQQQVHLL from the exons ATGCTCTCTGAAGAAGCTCAAAGGGGAGTTCGAAACTTGCGTGCTGATTTTGAAAGGGGTGGAATTCATCTTTCCTCTG AAAAATTACATCGCGTAAACTCACTAAACATTGAAATTTCTCAACTATCCAGACA GTACAATGAAAATATTGTCATGGATCCAGGAAATGTGGATATATATCCTTCATCACGCATACCCAAAAGTTTGCATTATCTTGTTAAGCCTATCTATCGGTCAGGTTCTTCAATAGTTACAGGGTCCAACACTGTCCTTAAAGAGAAAGGatatcaaattacaacagaccCACAAACTGTTGCCGCCATCCTACAGCAGTCATCAGATGATGAG GTAAGGAAAATGGTATATATACAAGGAAATTCTGTTCCACATGCAAATGTTGAAGTTCTGAGAAGGCTTATATCTGCTCGACATGAACTAGCTCAG ATGATGGGGTGTAAATCTTATGCTGAATTTGCCGTTAAGCCTAACATGGCTACGACACCAGATGTTGTTAGGTCATTTTTACTTGAGATGAGCAAGATGGTGCAGGCAAAGTCTAAAGAG GAGTTTGAGTTActtacaaaattcaaaagagAAACGTCCGGTCGAAGTGATGGAAATTTGAGGGCATGGGATGAGGCATACTACATGACTATGATGAAGTCCTCTACTTATAAGTTGGACAATTCG GTTGTAGcatcatatttttctttatcaaactGTATTGAGGGTTTGAAGGTGCTGGTGCAGTCATTGTTTGGTGCAACCTTTCATAACATCCCTCTGGAACCTGGTGAATCATGGGATCCCCAAGTGCTAAAACTGTCTCTTCATCATCCTGAAGAG GGTGATTTAGGATATCTGTACCTTGATTTGTACTCGAGAAAAGGAAAGTATCCTGGTTGTGCTCATTTTGCAATTAAAGGGGGTCGCAAGATTTCTCAAACGGAATACCAACTTCCA GTTGTAGCTCTTGTTTGCAATTTTCCATGTTCACGAAGCCCATCAGCTGTGAGGCTTAATCATTGGGAAGTGGAAACTCTATTTCATGAGTTTGGTCATGCTCTTCATTCATTGCTTTCAAGAACG GATTACCAACATTTTTCTGGCACCAGAGTGGTCCTTGATTTTGCAGAAATACCATCCAACCTCTTTGA ATACTATGCATGGGACTATCGAGTTCTGAAAAGATTTGCTAGACACTATTCAACGGGTGAAGAAATCCCTCGTAAGCTGGTGGAGTCAATGAAGGGTGCCAAAGATATGTTTGCTACCACTGATCTGCAGCGTCAG ATATTCTATGCCTTGGTTGATCAGACACTTTTTGGAGAGCAGCCACTCCCTTATGGAGACACTAGTTCTGTTGTTGCTGAACTGAAAAGACAGCATACTTGTTGGGAACATGTGGAAGGAACACACTGGGAGGCCCGATTTAGTCATCTCCTTAATTATGGTGCAG GGTATTATAGCTATTTGTATGCCAAATGTTTTGCTGCTACCATATGGAAGAAGTTGTGCCAGGAGGATCCACTATCACTAACTACCGGATTCGCTTTAAGAACGAAATTCCTACAGCATGGTGGAGCCAGAGATCCAGCTTCATTGTTAAATGATCTCGTAGGTGATGGGATATACAGGCATTGTAATGGAGGGATAATCCCTGATATTTCAAGTCTTTGTGATGAAATGAAACTGGTTGAAGAAGATCAGCAGCAGGTTCATTTGTTATGA
- the LOC107491536 gene encoding uncharacterized protein LOC107491536 isoform X1, producing MQAASLSQTFIVNPTPQLQVARCKQRVDEFIIPTMNFTRLPPSWKLRHAATKREHVRCLPNAAVLSDAEITSAQFEEFSVSKGDISDSKELKISIKVSGSKTQQIFDDVFGKMVAAAQPIPGFRRVKGGKTPNIPKEILLEVLGPSRVYKEVIKKIINSTVAEYVEKERLMVSTNLRVEQSFEDLKSTFEEGQQFSFDAVVQLQK from the exons ATGCAAGCAGCATCTTTATCTCAAACCTTCATCGTAAATCCAACTCCACAG CTGCAGGTGGCCAGATGCAAGCAGagagtagatgagttcataaTCCCCACCATGAATTTTACACGTCTGCCTCCTTCATGGAAGCTTAGACATGCTGCAACAAAAAG GGAACACGTTAGATGTCTTCCTAATGCTGCCGTTTTATCAG ATGCTGAAATTACTTCTGCACAGTTCGAGGAGTTCTCTGTCTCTAAAGGTGACATCAGTGATTCTAAAGAACTAAAG ATAAGCATAAAGGTATCTGGAAGCAAAACTCAACAGATCTTTGATGATGTCTTTGGGAAAATGGTTGCAGCAGCACAACCAATTCCGGGATTCCGAAGAGTAAAAGGAG GAAAAACACCAAAT ATAccaaaagaaattttattaGAGGTGCTTGGGCCATCAAGAGTGTACAAGGAAGTTATCAAGAAAATTATCAACTCAACTGTAGCTGAGTATGTGGAGAAG GAGCGGTTGATGGTTAGCACTAACCTGAGAGTTGAGCAAAGCTTTGAAGATCTTAAAAGTACCTTTGAAGAGGGACAACAATTCAGCTTTGATGCTGTGGTTCAGCTTCAAAAGTAG
- the LOC107491535 gene encoding probable glucan 1,3-beta-glucosidase A isoform X1 has protein sequence MAYRYLFAFLLALCLSHPPHSVLVAQNLPYKAVNLGNWLLAEGWMKPSLFDGIVNKDLLDGTQVQLMSTKFQKYLAAENGGGADLVANRASASGWETFKLWRVSDTSFNFRVFNKQFLGLENQGSGNKIVAVSNSPSNPETFQIVRNSNDPNKIRIKASNGLFLQVQSETSVTADYAGTNWDENDPSVFRLNDKVANQLQGEYQLTNGYGPARAPQVMHNHWDTYITEDDFRFMSENGLTAVRIPVGWWIAQDPNPPKPFVGGSLAALDNAFTWAQKHGMKVIVDLHAVQGSQNGNDHSGARDGYIEWGDSYIPNTVSVIDFLARRYGGNPSLGGIELMNEPSGVNLDSLKNYYKQAYDAVRRYSQSAYVIMSNPLDHDSKVLLSFVQGFNNVVIDVHYYNLYSNYFNSLNAQQNIDFIRNQRASDLSGVSSTNALSFVGEWTGAWSVQGASKEDYQNYAKAQLDVYSRATFGWAYWSYKCQYDQWSLKWMIENGYITLN, from the exons ATGGCATATAGATACTTGTTTGCCTTCTTGTTGGCTTTATGCCTCTCACACCCTCCTCATTCTGTTCTTGTTGCACAGAATTTGCCATACAAAGCTGTGAATCTAGGAAACTGGTTGCTTGCTGAGGGATGGATGAAACCTTCTCTCTTTGATGGAATTGTCAACAAAGATCTCTTG GATGGAACTCAAGTGCAGCTAATGTCCACTAAGTTCCAGAAATATCTCGCAGCAGAAAATGGAGGAGGAGCTGATCTTGTTGCCAACCGTGCTTCAGCTTCAGGTTGGGAAACATTCAAG CTATGGAGGGTCAGTGACACATCCTTCAACTTTAGAGTGTTTAACAAGCAATTTCTTGGGCTAGAAAATCAAGGCAGTGGAAACAAAATCGTTGCAGTTTCCAACTCGCCTAGCAACCCGGAAACATTTCAGATTGTAAGAAATAGCAATGACCCcaacaaaattagaatcaaAGCATCAAACGGTCTGTTCTTGCAG GTTCAATCGGAGACATCAGTGACAGCAGATTATGCAGGCACTAATTGGGATGAGAATGACCCCTCCGTCTTTCGTTTAAATGATAAAGTTGCAAATCAGTTACAAGGAGAGTATCAACTTACCAATGGTTACGGCCCTGCTAGAGCTCCTCAAGTCATGCAT AATCACTGGGATACATATATAACCGAAGATGATTTCAGATTCATGTCGGAAAATGGATTAACTGCAGTTAGAATACCCGTTGGATGGTGGATAGCACAAGACCCGAATCCACCTAAGCCTTTTGTAGGGGGATCTTTGGCAGCTTTGGACAATGCTTTTACATGGGCGCA AAAGCATGGGATGAAGGTGATAGTGGACTTGCATGCAGTTCAAGGTTCTCAGAACGGCAATGATCACAGTGGGGCAAGAGATGGATATATAGAATGGGGAGATTCATACATACCAAACACAGTCTCAGTCATTGACTTCTTAGCACGAAG aTACGGTGGCAATCCAAGCCTAGGAGGAATAGAATTGATGAATGAGCCGTCGGGTGTCAATCTAGATAGCCTCAAAAACTATTACAAGCAAGCTTATGATGCTGTGAGGAGATATAGCCAGAGTGCTTATGTTATCATGTCAAACCCGTTGGATCATGATTCTAAAGTACTGCTCTCATTTGTCCAAGGTTTTAATAATGTAGTCATTGATGTGCATTACTACAATCTTTATTCCAATTACTTCAATAGCCTGAACGCACAACAAAACATTGACTTCATAAGAAATCAAAGAGCCTCGGATCTCAGTGGTGTCTCTTCAACTAACGCTCTTAGTTTTGTTG GGGAATGGACTGGTGCATGGAGCGTGCAAGGTGCATCAAAGGAAGATTATCAGAACTATGCAAAAGCACAATTGGATGTGTATTCACGTGCAACCTTTGGATGGGCATATTGGTCCTACAAATGTCAATATGATCAATGGAGCCTTAAGTGGATGATCGAGAATGGTTACATAACCCTAAATTGA
- the LOC107491539 gene encoding uncharacterized protein LOC107491539 has protein sequence MDHFAGAEEHLAQQRLRQKLDEVNVAAQNYLAPIQDHVNFTLQKAYFKCAYECFDRSRRQEEITNCVENCSIPLANVQQTFDTEMQKFQEKLNRSLMVCQDRYESAKLQQKGGAMNDMVSCADEAIQDSIKMLPLLANKLKSSFGIKDNDSF, from the exons ATGGATCACTTTGCGGGAGCTGAAGAGCATCTTGCTCAACAAAGACTGAGGCAGAAGCTTGATGAAGTCAATGTAGCTGCTCAAAATTACCTTGCTCCTATCCAAGACCATGTCAATTTCACTCTCCAG AAAGCATATTTCAAATGTGCATATGAGTGCTTTGATAGGAGCAGAAGGCAGGAAGAGATAACTAATTGTGTCGAAAATTGCAGTATTCCTCTTGCTAATGTTCAACAGACTTTTGATACTGAGATGCAAAAGTTTCAG GAGAAATTGAATAGATCTTTGATGGTATGTCAAGATAGGTATGAGTCTGCAAAGCTCCAGCAGAAAGGTGGGGCCATGAATGATATGGTTTCCTGTGCTGATGAGGCGATCCAAGACAGCATCAAGATGCTACCACTTCTTGCTAATAAGTTGAAATCCTCCTTTGGCATTAAGGACAATGACTCCTTCTAG
- the LOC107491534 gene encoding mitochondrial intermediate peptidase, mitochondrial isoform X2 — MKPLKGLRNSSLTFPPLLQLQISCVQWTRFLTQHTHPNRDFLQEANKASFRINEYLHYLNTNHDLYNAVKKAEQECHMLSEEAQRGVRNLRADFERGGIHLSSEKLHRVNSLNIEISQLSRQYNENIVMDPGNVDIYPSSRIPKSLHYLVKPIYRSGSSIVTGSNTVLKEKGYQITTDPQTVAAILQQSSDDEVRKMVYIQGNSVPHANVEVLRRLISARHELAQMMGCKSYAEFAVKPNMATTPDVVRSFLLEMSKMVQAKSKEEFELLTKFKRETSGRSDGNLRAWDEAYYMTMMKSSTYKLDNSVVASYFSLSNCIEGLKVLVQSLFGATFHNIPLEPGESWDPQVLKLSLHHPEEGDLGYLYLDLYSRKGKYPGCAHFAIKGGRKISQTEYQLPVVALVCNFPCSRSPSAVRLNHWEVETLFHEFGHALHSLLSRTDYQHFSGTRVVLDFAEIPSNLFEYYAWDYRVLKRFARHYSTGEEIPRKLVESMKGAKDMFATTDLQRQIFYALVDQTLFGEQPLPYGDTSSVVAELKRQHTCWEHVEGTHWEARFSHLLNYGAGYYSYLYAKCFAATIWKKLCQEDPLSLTTGFALRTKFLQHGGARDPASLLNDLVGDGIYRHCNGGIIPDISSLCDEMKLVEEDQQQVHLL; from the exons ATGAAGCCATTGAAAG GTCTGCGGAACTCATCGCTTACATTTCCACCGCTCCTCCAGCTGCAGATATCATGCGTGCAATGGACGAGATTTCTGACACA GCACACTCATCCAAACAGGGATTTTCTTCAAGAGGCCAACAAGGCTTCCTTCAGAATCAATGAATATCTACAT TATCTCAATACAAACCATGATCTCTACAATGCCGTCAAGAAAGCCGAGCAGGAGTGTCATATGCTCTCTGAAGAAGCTCAAAGGGGAGTTCGAAACTTGCGTGCTGATTTTGAAAGGGGTGGAATTCATCTTTCCTCTG AAAAATTACATCGCGTAAACTCACTAAACATTGAAATTTCTCAACTATCCAGACA GTACAATGAAAATATTGTCATGGATCCAGGAAATGTGGATATATATCCTTCATCACGCATACCCAAAAGTTTGCATTATCTTGTTAAGCCTATCTATCGGTCAGGTTCTTCAATAGTTACAGGGTCCAACACTGTCCTTAAAGAGAAAGGatatcaaattacaacagaccCACAAACTGTTGCCGCCATCCTACAGCAGTCATCAGATGATGAG GTAAGGAAAATGGTATATATACAAGGAAATTCTGTTCCACATGCAAATGTTGAAGTTCTGAGAAGGCTTATATCTGCTCGACATGAACTAGCTCAG ATGATGGGGTGTAAATCTTATGCTGAATTTGCCGTTAAGCCTAACATGGCTACGACACCAGATGTTGTTAGGTCATTTTTACTTGAGATGAGCAAGATGGTGCAGGCAAAGTCTAAAGAG GAGTTTGAGTTActtacaaaattcaaaagagAAACGTCCGGTCGAAGTGATGGAAATTTGAGGGCATGGGATGAGGCATACTACATGACTATGATGAAGTCCTCTACTTATAAGTTGGACAATTCG GTTGTAGcatcatatttttctttatcaaactGTATTGAGGGTTTGAAGGTGCTGGTGCAGTCATTGTTTGGTGCAACCTTTCATAACATCCCTCTGGAACCTGGTGAATCATGGGATCCCCAAGTGCTAAAACTGTCTCTTCATCATCCTGAAGAG GGTGATTTAGGATATCTGTACCTTGATTTGTACTCGAGAAAAGGAAAGTATCCTGGTTGTGCTCATTTTGCAATTAAAGGGGGTCGCAAGATTTCTCAAACGGAATACCAACTTCCA GTTGTAGCTCTTGTTTGCAATTTTCCATGTTCACGAAGCCCATCAGCTGTGAGGCTTAATCATTGGGAAGTGGAAACTCTATTTCATGAGTTTGGTCATGCTCTTCATTCATTGCTTTCAAGAACG GATTACCAACATTTTTCTGGCACCAGAGTGGTCCTTGATTTTGCAGAAATACCATCCAACCTCTTTGA ATACTATGCATGGGACTATCGAGTTCTGAAAAGATTTGCTAGACACTATTCAACGGGTGAAGAAATCCCTCGTAAGCTGGTGGAGTCAATGAAGGGTGCCAAAGATATGTTTGCTACCACTGATCTGCAGCGTCAG ATATTCTATGCCTTGGTTGATCAGACACTTTTTGGAGAGCAGCCACTCCCTTATGGAGACACTAGTTCTGTTGTTGCTGAACTGAAAAGACAGCATACTTGTTGGGAACATGTGGAAGGAACACACTGGGAGGCCCGATTTAGTCATCTCCTTAATTATGGTGCAG GGTATTATAGCTATTTGTATGCCAAATGTTTTGCTGCTACCATATGGAAGAAGTTGTGCCAGGAGGATCCACTATCACTAACTACCGGATTCGCTTTAAGAACGAAATTCCTACAGCATGGTGGAGCCAGAGATCCAGCTTCATTGTTAAATGATCTCGTAGGTGATGGGATATACAGGCATTGTAATGGAGGGATAATCCCTGATATTTCAAGTCTTTGTGATGAAATGAAACTGGTTGAAGAAGATCAGCAGCAGGTTCATTTGTTATGA